The genomic segment CACGCGatgcttttattattatccatcGCTTGTATCTAAGCGTACATATATTATCCCCGTCGATTagtcgatttttcttcttctcgaagaaCGCGTCTCGAAAAGGTCGAAGGTGCAGCACGATCTTTTATAGAATTAGAGATAAAATTCGTTAATTCGTGTATGTTTCTCGTTTCGTCTCCCttgcaatttaaattacttcgaaaaggaaagaaaatcccGCTATTTCACATGCACGTCAAAAGTATCTAaggaaatgtaatattattaataaatgttacttaaacatttaatatcgtaagtgaaattaattttttgcgaAAGGATCgcgtaacatttttttttagatttaaaaattactaatatttacattatttgttggctacttatattattgttaaataatataaacaattatttccgACTCCGTTTATATTAGTGCTTGTAAACGcattaacgataatttttcgGTCGATTTCGTTATTGTTTTTTGtggtaatttcttttcatacttcttttaaatatttgtacacCATTTATCTTCCGAACCACGAATTATTCCATTGAGTATATTATTGCTCTTTCATTTACACATAAAGCATAATTTTCacgcgtaaaaataaattttattataccatAACATTTTACTACGTTCACATTtacaaaagagaaaataatgaaataaattctttttttttttttttttacaaaactcgaaaataaaaaagtatactaCATATTTTTGAACAATGATACAGATATTGTTTCATCCATGaaggaaattgaattaattctgTGCGCAGATAGATcgacaaacttttttttttcttcgatgctttaaaaattgtaatctcCCCTCCGGCACGATATTCAACCGTTCCCCTTCCctcactctctctttctctctctctctctctctcggtaaTCGCACAGCTGATCGATACAATAATTCATAATCGCGTCAAATACACAATCGCACACAGTCGCACCCTGTGTACGAGAGATACACGAAGGGAATATACGAAAATGAATAGTTAGTCGGGCTTCAAGTTTTCCCGTGTGTTCTCTGACCGCCATGTGTTGCTATGGGCAGTTCTCGAAGGTCCACGCGGCACGCAATCCAAACAGGTGCTGACGAACCAGGTAACGGACGGTTTCCAACAGCTGCCACGCCAGGTGCAGCTACCTTCCCCGGACACGGGGCAACAACAAGGAGCTTTTCACGTGCGGCCACCACCTTCTCTTTCCGATTTCCTCCGCTTCTCTTCCTACCCTGCTAAACCTATACCAaatatctttcctttttccctttttcttcctcctcctcctccattttcttttccttcgtaTCTTCCTCTTCGTCCACTGCGATTACTTGTCGAGATCCTTCCAATGTTTcacaaatttaacatttagcTCTAAGAACGAGTGAATCATTgggaaatttcttattatcttaataGGTTGAAGGTTTAGCTCGATCGTTCTTGATCTAGATCATAGTTCAAGTTCCTCAAAGTTCCTCAAAGAATCGGGCAGGAAtttcaaatcgaataaaaatactgGAAAGTAAAAGGTATCTCAAATAGTAAAAATCGGAAGAAGTCAAAATTTTCTAGATTCGAGAATTTCGAGGAAAGATGACTTTTGAAGCTGGCCGGAAACGTGGTTCctgccctccctccctcgaatCGCGCACCAACTCGAACAGCCCGCGCAACTTTCCCTTTTCCACGGTTCGGATGACGATCCAAAGCTgcacgtacatatatatatatatatatgtatatatataagatccGTGGAATAATGAAAAGCAGCGGCTGGGTAATTCCGTTCGTGAATGAATGAAGGTGGGTGGAGTCTGTGAACAGCGGCCGAAACGGAATCAGGGGCGCATGACAGTCCTTCGAACCCTCTGCCTTTTCAGTTCCCGGTCGATCGTCCACGCGTGAGGATCCTCCACTTCGTCCTACGTGCCCCTACTACgtgttcctcctccttcctccctccccacaGTTTTTCCTCCCGGCGATCCAACGGATCGCTCGCTTCTTTCGCCGCGATCACTTTCGATCTTGGTGCTCCTCGAAAATGTTGTGCCGCCTCcaggatttttcaattttatgggatttttttgaagagatagagagagagagagaaaaagagagggagagagagataggtatgaatattttttttcttttttttctttttaataatttcgtttatcttttttttttctcctccaacTCCTTATgatgtttcttttttgcgatagaaaaagattctcttgagattgatttttttattttagtttcgaAAGGGAGAGTGACtttgagaaatttcttttttttttatttctgcaaAGAATACTTTCCATTTCCACGAAAGTTTCACGAGATAAAAGCGTTACAACCGACCTATTCTTTCCAAtggaaagttattttttttttttccttttccgttttctttctcttttatctcGACACTTTCGGATGATTTAAGCAATTCACGCGTAATAAATGCTTTGGCGGTTTTCCGTTCACTTTTGTTCTCAAAGCACGTTTTCCACGAGGTTTCCGTTTATCTCATCTTTCGAATTAGAGCATAGACGGATTTAATCGTATAATACCCCTCATTGTGTCCATCTCGGATGGACGTAGGTGTCGAATTCCACGTAGGAAACGGAGAATGGAAGTCGAAGAAGCGAGTTATAACCATGAATTCCTGCTATTTCCGGGCGGGCCGTCGAGAAAACGAACGAGATCGTTCCTTTAACGACCACCTTttcgggagggaggggaggggaggatgaTACTATCAGTTCGAAAGGAAATCCGTGTGCTTTTCCACGTATTCACACTTCCCACGCATTGCTACTTTTCCCAAACTCACTTTTCTTCGAACCTTATTCGCGGATCGCCAAATCTCTTTGCGATTTATTTGTCTCAATCTTTCCATACTTTATATCATATCTTTGCACTCGAAAAATATAAGCTTAATAATACAACAAGTGAATCATGTATTAAGTTGATCTAATCCATCTCGAGGAATTATTCTCGACGGAAACTTGTCACTTATCAACCATCGCGAAAACtccaatttaattctattcggGGAGGTAAATCAGATGAAATCGATGGAATCCGTTCAAGTTCACGATCTATAAAGAGTTATACACTCTCCATCTTACATAATCCCTTGGAATTTCCCGTGGAAATCCCGAATAAATCTCTcgcctctccttctttctcgatCCAACCTTCGTTTCAACCTGGAAATTACGGATACGTGGAAGCGCCGTTTTCAATTATCCGTTCGTTCGCAATATACCCAGTCCGGGCCTCGCGGTTTCCAACCGCGAGAAACAACGCGAGAAATAACCCACGCCTCGAGGGTGAGCGTAATCGGCTTTCTTCGCTCGATGTTTCCTTCTTCTGAGGTAATTACGTAACACGCACACGCCTCTCTCGAGACGTAAGGTCGGCCGATGACGGACGTAAAAAAATGCTCGTGCGAGAGTGATCCTGGTCGTCGCcgccccttctctctctttctccttctttttctcttcctgtTCCTCTTAGAAGGGTGGCGCGAagtcgagagagagataagcGAACGAGATCTCGCGTGTCATTTCGCCATAATTCTCGAGCGTAATTTATGCTTTTCGTAGAAAAGCTGTTGGAAacgggggaggaagggggatGGTGAAACGGAGAAGACtaaaaagggagaggagaggggaggagaggggaagagagcgaggaagaagggaaaaagaaagtcGAAAACGCGAAAAGGGAATCACTTTGTCGGGATATCGTATGTTTTAGCTACTTCGTAAAATAAACAGCGACCGTTTTCCTCTCCGGTTTCCTCTTCCCCtttccccttcctctcccccgCCTGTCTTCTTGCAGCAGCTTGCATTTTCATACGATGTTCCCCCATCCCCGTCCATCCGAGCAAACCACCCTCTGTCGGTGATTGTTAAGCGAAAGATAAACTTTGGATTCGTACTTTCATTCcgatattcttttctctctctctctctctcctcattttgtcttctctattttatttaccGTCGctgtttttatttccttttttttttagaccaACCGACATTCTCAACCGTTATTTTCCTTCCCCGTTTGTTGTTTCTCTTtgttatcgtttttttttcttttttgaaaccTCGCTCTCTTCTCTCGCCATTTAGTTTCAATTTCTGTGTCACTTAGACATTTCGAAAACCGTGATTCCCTCTTAATCCCATTTTCCTCGTtatccctccccctttctcttTACCTCTGTATTCCATTTTACGCACCCCATGCGTAAGTCTCGCCCATCAATTCATCTCGTTTCctcctattttatttttcttctctcgtcgtttacaattttctttcttcctctccttttcacGATTCCTCgattttctcctttccttttttttttttattttattatcggttCAAATTCCTCTTCGACAGAGAGACACACCGGTTACAATACGCTCTCGCTTTAATCCTGCCCACGCTCTTTCTTTCGTCTCATTTCATTCTTgccctttcttttcctcgcgTGCTTCCACCGAATTCTTCCATGcctatctatctatccatcTTTCAGCACGCCATTGAATTCTCCTAGTGTCTTCGTCTCGTCATCCCAGAAGGAGAAACGCGAGggaaaagagggaggggaagcaGCAACCCCCTACACGCGGCTGTATTCTTACGCAACCAACCAGCCGCACCAATGTGCTCAAAGACTGTTTATTAAAAAGCTTTTAGCGATATTAGACTGTCCACGAGAAAATTTCCTTCTTCGAGGAAACGAGGTGCCGCGAAATTTCGTCCTCTCCTCTCCATTCGTCATCGAATTACGGGAAGTGAAAAATTACGCGAGAAAATTCGCGAATTTAATTTGCGAAACTCCTATTCCTTTAAAGATACGATAATTTACGGACCAATGGTGTTAGAACGgaaaattgtgataaatagaggaaaaagaaagggaaaggaatttcgtaaaatttcgtaaattgaacaaaattgtatatttttttatttcaaaagaattgtcatcgaatttatattttcgccgcgtgaaaagaaaaaagaaaattggaaaaaataattctcgagtTGCGTTATATCGCGTTATATCCTGGGGAAAAAAAGTGGGGGAAAATAAGAGGAAACTGTAGGAAACTTGTTATTATACTGGCTCGGTTCGTCTTCTTTTACTCGTCGGCTTATTCTGTCGGCTTCATTGACCGATTGTCGTTGATATTCGTTTCAAGTCGCGTCCCCATTGAAATCAGAGCTCTAAAGTTAAAtctaaaaagagaattttagattaatttaaaatgtactcCGCCAAGTTTCCGTGACTCCGAAACTCGCCTCTGTTATTCCAAACTCCATTATTCGTGAAAtaatggggaaaaaaaaaaaagaaactttatcaTAAAGAGCTTGAACTTGACTATGACTAacttaattatcgatcgatattaaaaaaagaaggacgAAAATACATCCAGAACAACCCCCtcgacaattattatattccattcgtttataattttgaaaacctCCTCACCTCATCCAAGAAACGCCACCACTTAAtcgatatctcgatcgattATCAAAATCCCGAGCACGACCCGCGAACACGCGACCCAATGAATTCCCGCAAACCTCGCAAAAGTCGCTCGATTTCCCTCGATTACCATAATCCTTGATCCGTAAATAACTCTTGGAACTCGTGGAAACTTCTCACCTGTTCGCGTTAATTGTCCTTAAATCGCCGCCGATGCTTCCCTTCCTTAAAGTGTCTCTTCGAGTCGTGTGACTTCCGGTTTCGAAGCGGTGGGGGTCTGTTCCTGGAGCGCGGTTTTGCGGCGAGCAGGCCTCGACGACCGACGGCCGACACATGTGGAAAACCGCACATCCTTCCTATCCAACCATCTGCCTCCCGCGCCACTTCGTCTCCTTccacttcttcctcctcttctcttcgttttccctcttctttttcgtcgATCGAATCGACGGATCAGATTGTTGCGTGACGAGTCCCCTCGATTCCCTCTCCTTCCGTCTCGAGACGAGTTGTTTGCGTTTGTTTAAAGGAAGGAAGATTAACAATTATAGAGATATTTTTCACCTTGTAGCTACTACTGCGCGTATGGAATAATGATCGACGAGTTGAATCGAAGCGTGttgtaaacattttaattatcttaccAGCATGATTAGTTTGAAATGAACGTTgtctctttcctttccatcctcgtgttttattcgtttttattttgcaaagaGAAGACgagtgaaatataattaattcgtgaCGAAGGATATATCCGGAGCGAAAATCGGAAAATCGTATATCGATAAGTGATTAAATCtgctcgaatatatatatatatatattattgggtAGCCGATAGCGAGGATAACAGGAAATAGAGGAAGGAatcggaaagaaaaataaggatAATTGAGGAGGAACGATTGGGGGAGGGCTCGATACGAGTAAAATCGATCGGTGACCGCATCCCCTTACCGATTAAGTGGCTTTCCCCACTTGTATCGacggaatatttaataatacctTTTAACCCTTTGTGACTCGCGAAGAATTCCTCGAAAAGGGAAGGTAAAGATATACACTCTGTTATATTTCCTCGGTCTCGAACGCTTgacatcgattcgaaaaacaaAGTGGCTTTTTATTCACTGCTTGAACCTCGTTTGCAAGTAAAAAGAATCCTATGGGAAACGATACGCTACCGGATattggtttaatttttttccccctccttttttcttttcttctctttcttctttttttctttttttttttttaaacggatACTCGAGACAGATTTATCGACTCGagttcgagaaagagaaagagaggatgatatcttgaagaaaaatgttttatttctttttcctctgataaatcgaatatcgaatgataataataatgaaggaaaatttgcaattattttttctttcttttatttacacaCGATACAAATAATATGCTAGGTACATggcgattaatttttctaattatcgaaactaataaataaacgcaGTATCTCGTTGTAATAATCCGGTTCtgttaataatctattaataaatgcCAATAACATAGAATTAATACGTCagagatatatttctttcttttttttcgagatctATTACTTTTATTGCGTATCATAtggaattataattgtaacgaTAATAACATGTTATTTATTACCTAATCTTATCAACTTACGCTCTCCTCTTGTTCAACATCACAATTGTGAAATATCGCGATCACGCACtcgatcaattttcttattataaaatataatacaacgcGTAAAAGACTTGACAGCGTTCCTCGGACCCGGTTTCTGTCCACCCCTCGATGCCCCATCCCTTTTTCCACCTTCCTCCTCGTCGTTTGTTAAATTCTCCCGCTCCAGTTGACGCTGACAATCGGCCCCGCTTCGTTAATACCTTTGATATTCTCCTAATTAGTACCGAATTATTCATCGCAGCCTGTTTGTGCCGGTCGTTCCAGggttaataaagtttaaacgATTCGAGCGGGAAATTGTGAAGGTAATAGTTTTTATCTTGTTTAGAAACAAAATTGTTGAACGATCTCGTTTAATCGGATTATGCAAATTGTTGAAGTTGCCgtgatattttgaattaaaaaaaaaaaaaaattacatgtatatttCAAATCTTCAATTTAGAATCATGAAAGGActgctctattttttttttttattccgatTTGTTTAATCACAGAATGTTCAAATCGtcgttattaaatcaattggtaaaatgaaaagaaaaaaattattcttaaacgCTTCGCGTTACGATTTCATTCTCAGCATTCTCTGttgcgaattaaaatttgtttattctcCGTTGAACGATTTACGATCGATTGTTGAATCGCGCGGAATTTCATTTGCTCTTAGTGTCACGTGATTCCCGAGCACCAATCATGCCCTCGTTTGCATACAGTCACGAGAATTTCGGgcggaaaaaaggagaagaaattaatcttttcaagattcattcgaatcgatcgaatcagCTGTTTCTTTTCGTTGAAAACTTGtaacgaaatttcttttctgaaTACCAACTATTCGAATGCGAATAACTGCTCGAATGGAGCTTCTTTTCCACTTCGATTAAGTTGGAAAATCTGCGGTTCGAACGCGAGTCGATCGTGACTCATCTTTGCACCTGTACGAAgatcgatttataattttttttcttcgcaaCGATAAATTTTCCGTGCTATCTATAACTGACTTATCAGAAGAAATATGTAAACGAGAAATCTGTGGAGGAGATTCgatggggggagggaggaataCGGTCGACCCGATTGAATCGAACGAGAGGCGTTGATAAAACTTTTGGATCGATCAATTAGAAGACtcgtgtagaaaaaaaaacaagatttaTTCGCTTAACATGTGTAGgaacagaaaattaatttaaaaaaaactttggaaaATGCGTGTTTCCGTTGATTAGACAACTACCacgtatttctttctattctattttacaaGTAAAAATTCGGAATCGCGCAGAATCTAGTCGAGTGATCGTAATTCTTCGTCACATGCATCGATTATAATCGGTTATTATAACCAACGACTAGCTAACAATTAGAGACATCGACAGAATTTCATTCGCTTCGTTAACTCCTTAattcttaaacaaaattttgtaatattatttcgagaagagaattgaaagaaaaattgagaaaagtcacgattattttcattcacaCTTTAATCGCTTTAATCATCGATTTAATCTTCTCACACTGTCTCACAACGATAAAACGAACCGATCTGACTTAATTATAAGTACACGAAGTATACGATCGCCGCCAGGACCGCGAGAATGGAGACGACCATGGTTGTGGGCATTCCCTGGTTCTCCCCTTGATTCGTTTTGTTAGATTTGAAATGATCCTTAGCCCAGGTCTTCTTAGGCAGGTTGCCCGTCTTTTCCGACTCGACCAATTCGCCGACTTGATACTTCGTCATTAGGTCAAAAGCGTCTGTGGAGTGGCCTACGTCGTCGAAGTCCTCGGAGCCATCGATGCCCGAATGGTCCAACAGTACCTCTTCACCGCCTGGATGCTCGTTCAGGAAACTCGTGACATCGTACACTTTGTCATGTAGAATTATCAATGTCTTGTCCTTGTTGCTGAGTTTGGCAACTTCGCTCCTCGTGAATTGCTTGCTCATCGTTTCGCTCGGCTCTTCGATTCTGAAGGGGAAATTCTGAAATCATCGACACGTTGGGTTGTGATTCGTTCAATTTTGATgtatgactttttttttttctttttttttctactttttagcTGTAACAATTAACGATAACAGCATAATCATCATTATGCAACTGAGAAATTgcgtttaattatcattatcttaCGAGATATAGTATCTcgttaatttactttttaatttaccaTTCGAGATCTTTTtagataatgtaattaaatgacTGGaagatttgatatttgataataatgataattcacTTTGACACTTATCTTTTGTCATCTATTAAGATTGAGAAAATGTGTagtttcatatacatataaatattcaaatacttttttctctttggaCAATTTTACAACGTGCAAATGAATGATAtgcaaataaagaatataagtacgcgatatatttttttaaacgcagcaagagatgatttttttccatttaaaaaaagtttctagattttaaatttacgtcATCTCCATTTATCGCTTCTGCTTCgagatatatgaatttatatgttatgttaataatgttatgtaatttatttcgtacattttgagaaaattgggagagaaaaaaagtatatataaaaaaatctaaatgtacatttgtaattttatcaatgcACGAACACACTTACTAgacaaacttaatttttttttaccgtattaatcgttcgattatatatatgaacataaattagaacaaattaataatatttatatttttcatttaaaattgaaaatttcaaagtatacacatattttcaatttacaattaaaatacaaacattgattatcataataataattattatgtatttatggtATAATAATCGGATGATAAGTTACGTCATTGCATGACTATTCGAATATGCGATTCATTTCTTAGAAacgttcatttttttcttagacAAACGAGGACACTGGAAGAAAAATGTTGATTTCGTGGAATGTACGATCGATGTAGCTACGATATTCTCATTTGTTTCATTACTCAGCGGAAAGTTCTTTTTCGACAGATAATCAATAACGATTTTATCGAAGTCTTTTCCCTATTCTCCTTGATGCTCGTTATTTATCGAGTTGATTGTTCTTGTACCCGTGACGCGATAAAAGTCTTCtctcttcaaatatttcattatgcgGCGAATCATTTGtccgaaaaataattaacaatttatgcatagtttttttttttaaatagaataatcaaagttaatttattttaacgataaaaaaatattttaaaaatattaggtattagatataatttatgtctgtaaccatatatatatatatatacacgtgtgaaatttcattattttatcataaaatttttaattgttttgttaagttgttttgttaaatatctcgatgtaattttcaaagttGTTTTCTACTTTACATTTTATCTctgatataattgatttaattattttacattacttgtatcattgtatttaattctaaactaaacaaaatttaaggaaatgttattgtgtaaaaaaaaaaaatatataagttcaAGCGTTCAATTAaacgttaataaattaataggatTCGTTGAaagcgaaaaagaaagagatataaacacattttaactataaaataaatttcaatttgtacgAGTAGCAAATTTTCTACGCCATCAAGCATGATTACGCGAAGGTCATTGAAGATTATTCAATCAGTTTGAGCTGAATGTTTGCTTTTTTAGTCTCAATATCGTAACTATTTTTCTACGAACCCgcaaatcgaaaatattttacgatttttaaaaagaaataatgaataacgAGGACAAATATTCGAATAGTGGCGTGATCGATCGAACAATTTAATTAGTTATgattagtaattaaatatcgagTTTCTTTTACAGAACGGaaagaaacgtaataaaatgatttcatagTAGTATTACATTCGATGAAAAGAATGTTTGTACCAATGATTGAAGACCACGTATAGAGATTACGTCATTCTTCATTGGTCTATCTTAAACAATAccaaaatagttttataacaTCGAATCGATTAGAAGTTATAATTCTCgagggaaaattaaattcgattgtATAGAATTccgtatgtataatttatataattttataatttaaaaaaaattataaagaaatattgccattttatcattaaatatatattaaaaaaaaaataacgcgaTATATCGTATGTAGACTTGATACACACACCTGTGTAAATTAGTCttcaacgataaaaaatatagataccTATTCGAAAGAAGTCTGCTTGGCATTCGAGCGAATCAGTAACCGAGAAGAACGCTCGATCGAAGCGCCTCTTTCTCGTGTCGGCCATGTTTTTGGCCTGAATGGCACGTTTCACGAGACACACGAATGTCACCATGTTTTCGTTCACTTCCTATGCCCTTGTTTGTTCGAAACTGCTTTCGGTGATGGTTAAAACCAGAATTCCTTGACCACGTACCTTCTCGTTTACGTTTCAATACGCGTTGGAAACACAGCTTCTGTTTTTCGTGGCTCGACTGCTCTCAATCCACGGATTCCTCGATCGATTCTCTCTCGTAGCGTGGCGTGACTGTGACGTGATTGtgtattctctttttctttttttttttttcttctctttcctttttttgaaggagaaacaataataataagagagaaCGTGAACGAACGATCCACGA from the Apis mellifera strain DH4 linkage group LG9, Amel_HAv3.1, whole genome shotgun sequence genome contains:
- the LOC726860 gene encoding cytochrome b5; protein product: MSKQFTRSEVAKLSNKDKTLIILHDKVYDVTSFLNEHPGGEEVLLDHSGIDGSEDFDDVGHSTDAFDLMTKYQVGELVESEKTGNLPKKTWAKDHFKSNKTNQGENQGMPTTMVVSILAVLAAIVYFVYL